TTCCTCGCCCGGATCTTCACCGTCGGGCAGGGCCACCTTCAGCAGCTGTGTGAGGTTCTGCTGCAGCCGCCAGGCTTCCTGCAGGTCGGCGAGCGGCCCCTTGTCGGCCAGGCCCGCCGCGAGGACCGCGCCCAGAGCCTCGGCGGTGTTGGGCGCCAGCGGGCCGCCGCCGGGGGCGTGGACCAGTTGCAGGAACTGGGCGGCGAACTCGATGTCCACCAGGCCGCCGGGGGAAAGCTTCAGGTCCCAGTCGCCCTTGGGCGGCCGTTCCCGCTCCAGCAGTTGGCGCATCTCGCGGACGTCGGCGGCGGTCTTCGCAGCCTCGCGGGGTCGGCGCAGGGCGGCGTCGATCGCCTGGCCGGTGGCCTGGGCGAAGTCGGGCGAGCTGGCCCAGACGACGCGGGCGCGGGTCAGGGCCAGCAGCTCCCAGGTCTCGGCCTCGCGGTCGTAATAGTCCTGGAAGGCCACGAAGCTGACCGCCACCGGACCCTTGGTGCCCGACGGGCGCAGCTGCATGTCCACCTCGTAGAGCTCGCCTTCTCCGGTGGGGGTGGACAGCGCCGCAATCAGGCGCTGGGTGAAGCGGCCGTAGAAGACGTCGGCGCTCCACGCCTTCACCGACGAGGCCGCGGCCGGTTCGTCGGCGCGGTAGACGGTCATCAGGTCGAGGTCCGAGCCGGCGCTCATCTCCCGCGATCCGCACTTGCCCAGGGCCACCACGGCCACCTGGCCAGGGAAGGTTCCGCCCAGGCGTTCGGCCTCGGTCAGCGAGACCGGGGCCAGGGTGTCGATGCACAGGTCGGCCAGGTCGGCGAAGGCGCGGCCGGCGATCTCGGCGCTGGCCGAGCCGCTCATCACCTGCACCCCAATGCGGAAGGCCTGCTCGCGGTGCACCCGGCGCACCGCGTCCATGGCCCCCTCGAAGCCGTCGGCGCGGGCCACGGCGGCGGCCATGACCCGGCGGTCCTCGTCGATCGCGATGTCGGAGAAGAAGTCGCCGTCCAGCATGGCGTCCAGAGCCGCGGGCCGCCGGGCCAGGGTGTTGGCCAGGCGCGGGGCGTAGGCCATGACCTGGACGATCAGCTCGAACAGCTGCGGCTGGGCCAGGAACAGGGACTGCAGCTGCACGCCGGACGACAGCTTTCCGAAGAAGTCGCTGAAGCGGTGGAAGGCCACGTCCGGCGCGCCGGTGGCGTTGGCCGCCTCCAGCAGCCGAGGCGCCAGGCGCGTGAACAGCTCCCGGCCCCGCTCGGTGCGGGTCGCCGAGATGTGGCCGTGGTGCCAGCCGCGGATGGTCTGGGACACCTTGGCCGGCTGCGAGAACCCCATGCGGGCCAGGGTTGCGAGGGTTTCGGGATCGTCGTCGACCCCGGTGAAGATCAGGCTGCCGAAGCGGGAAGACAGCTGCTCCTCGTCGGGGAAGAGCTCGCCGTAGCGGCGGTTGACGGTCTTCAGGGTCTTCTCGATCGCGGTGTCGAAGGCCTTGAGCCGGGGATAGCCGGCCAGGGCCGCGACCCGGTTTCGCTCGGCGTCGGACTCCGGGAGCTTGTGGGTCTGCTCGTCGGCCAGCATCTGGATGCGGTGCTCGATGGACCGCAGGACGCCATAGCCCTCGGTCATCTCCTCGGCCGCCTTGGGCGCCACGTGGCCGGCGGCGTGGAGGGCGGCGAGCGCGTCGAGGGTGCGCGGCGAGCGCAGGTCGGGGTGGCGGCCGCCCAGGATCAGCTGCTGGGTCTGGACGTAGAACTCGATCTCGCGGATGCCGCCACGTCCCAGCTTGAGGTCCATCCCCTTGGCCTGGAGGCGGTCGTCGACCTTGTGGACGTGGATCTGGCGCTTGATGGAGTGGATGTCGGCGATGGCGGCGAAGTCGAGGTTCTTGCGCCAGATGAAGGGGGTTAGTTCGGCCAGGAAGGCCTGGCCGCGGGGGACGTCGCCGGCGCAGGCGCGGGCCTTGATGAAGGCCGCCCGCTCCCAGTTCTGGCCGACGCTCTCGTAGTAGTCCATGGCCGCGGCGACCGGCACGGCCAGCGGCGTCGAGGAGGGGTCTGGGCGCAGGCGCAGGTCGGTGCGGAAGACGTAGCCGTCGCCGGTCTTGTCGGCCATCAGCTCGGTCAGCCTGTGGGTCAGGCGGACCGCAAAGCCTTGGGATTCAACGCCTTGCGCCAGCGGCAGGGCCTCGGGCTCGTAGAAGACCGAGATGTCTATGTCGCTGGAATAGTTGAGTTCGTAGGCACCCTGCTTGCCCATGGCGATGCAGAAATAGCCGGGGACGGGACCGGCCGGCCCCTCCCCCACGGCGGTCTGGCGGCCAGCCTCGACCTCGCCGCGGGCGGCGACGGTGAGGGCGGTGGTGAGGGCCGCGTCGGCGAAGCGGGTGAGCGCGCCGGTCACCGCGTCGAGGTCCCAGACCCCGCCCAGGTCGGCCAGGGCGATCAGCAGGTGGGCCTCGGCCTTGAGCTTGCGCAGGCCCACCTTGGCGGCCTCGTAGCCCACATCCGCAAGGGCGGCGGTGCGGGCCAGGAGGCCCTCGAAGCGGGGGTTGGGATCGGCCTCCAGCAGGGCGCGCAGGCGCGGCAGGTCGCGGCGGGCCAGGCTGGTGAGGTAGGGCGACGCGCCGAACACCGGGGCCAGAGCGGGCCAGGCCTGGCTCAGCAGATCAGACCAGCCGCCCTCCTGCGCGGCGGCGGCCACGACGGTGTGGAAGCGCTCGGCGGCCTTCACGTCGGCGACGGGGCCGCAAGGGGTCAGAACCTCGATCAGACGAGTCATCGGCACATTGTCGGTGGCCACGGATGGAAGACAAGGCCGTTTACGGGCCGGTGCGAGACCACGGAGTCTTGGCGGCCAAGGGATTGCGGCGGGCGTGGCGAACCCACGATGGCCGACAAGTGGCCGTCAGGGTCCCGCCAGGTGTTGATCTTCCCGCGTCGGGTGAGGTCAACTGCCCCACGCCCTGGGGAGGGACACGCGTGAACGGCCCGCTGATGTTCCTGGCGATCGAGGTGGCGACGGTGGTCTGCGCGCTGCTGCTGGCGGGCCGCGTGGTGGCGAGCCGGCCGCGGCTGAGGACCGCGCAGCTCACGGCCCTGATCGCGGTGAACACCGCCTGCGCCGTGGTGCTGGCTCACCAGGAGTACGGGGCCTGGGCGCCCGCGGCGTTCGGCATCGAGGTCGGAGGTTGGGCGGGGGTGCTGAACCTGGCGCGCAACACCACGGCCGGCCTGATCATGCTGCTGTGCTTTTCCCTGTTCACCGACCGGCGGCGGTTTCCGCGCTGGCTGCTGGCGATGTTCGCGCTGCAGGTGGGCCTGGAGGTGGCGACCTGGACGGTGTGGCCAAGGCTCGCCCCGCTGCCAGCCCTGATGCAGACCCTGTTCGCCGCGATCGCGGTCTACTGGACGGTGGCCGACTGGCGCGCGGACCTGGTGGAAAGTCGCCGCCGGGCGCGGGCTGTGACCCTGGTGGTGATCGGCCTGGTGACCCTGGTCTCCGGGCTGCTGACCCGGGTGGTGATCGCGCCGGAGAGCCCGGCCAACTACGCCGTCCACATCGGGTTGACGGGCGCCTATCTGGCGATCCTGGCCAGCGTCCTCTTCCAGCTCACCAGCGGCGATGTCGGCGCGCGGCTGGATTTCGACGCCACGCCCGCGCGGCGGAAGCCGCCCGGCGTCGCGCCGCCGGACCCGGCGCTCGCGCGGCTCGTCGCCCTGCTGGAGACCGAGCGGGTCTGGGAAGAGGAGGGCCTGTCGCTGAGAGGGCTGGCGGCCAAGGTCGGCCTGCCGGAATACCGGCTACGCCGGCTGATCCACGAGGAACTGGGCCACCGGAACTTCAACGCCCTGCTGCATGAGCACCGCATCGCCGAGGCCTGCCGCCAGCTCAGCGATCCAGCCCTGGCGCGCACGCCCATCCTGACCATCGCGCTGTCGGTGGGCTATGCTTCGGTCAATACCTTCAACCGGGGCTTCCGGGAGATCCTGGGGGTCGCCCCCTCGGAATGGCGCGCCGCCGCGCTGGCCGCGAAATAACAGCACCAAATTCTGCAATCGGCTGGGGTTTGCAGAAATCGGCGCGCGGAGCGCCCGCCCACCCTGTCAGACGGCGACCTGTCGTCTCGAACAGGAGGTTCCGATGGAGACCCGGAAATACTATCTCGACTGGCTGCGCGTCATCGCGTTTTGCCTGCTGATCTGCTTCCACGCCGGCCTGCTGTACGGGCCCTGGAGCTATAACCTGAAGAGCCCGCGCCTCGTGCCGGGGATCGAGCAGGTGCTGCTGGTGTTCAGCGTCTGGCGCATGCCGCTGCTGTTCCTGATCTCCGGCGTGGCCTCGACCTTCCTGATCGGCAAGCTGGGGACCGGCGGCTTCGCCCTGGACCGCATCCGGCGGCTGCAGCCGGTGATCCTGTTCGGGATGCTGGTGGTGATCCCGCCGCAGGTGTGGATCGAGCTCTATTCCAAGGGGATCACGAGCGACAGCTACCTGCACTTCTGGTGGACGTCCTACCTGCCCGCCGACCAGACCCTGGCGCACCTCTCGGGCAAGACTTTCCCGACCTGGGATCACCTGTGGTTCCTGGTCTATCTGCAGGTCTATGTCCTGCTGTTCGCGGGCGTTGTCGCCCTGGGGCGCTTGATGCGGCTGGTTCCGGCCAAGGCGCCGGCCTTGCCGCTGGCCCTGCTGCTGATCGGGCCGGCCCTGTGGCTGGCGGCGACCAATGTCTGGATCGACGCAGGCCATCCCCTGACCCACGCTCTGGTGGACGACTGGGGCGGGCACATCAAGTGGATCGGCCTGTTCGCGACGGGGGTGGCCTGCGCGCACCAGCCGGCCTTCTGGGCGGCCCTGCGCGATCACCGCTGGCGGTTCGCCGCCGCCGCGGCCCTGCTGCTGGGCGCCCAGTTCGCGTCGAGTGGCCTGGTGTGGAGCGCGGTCTCCGGCCTCTACGGCTGGGCGGCGATCTGCACGGTCTGCGGCTTCGCCTACCGGTATCTGAACCAGCGCTCGGCCCTCCTGAGCCACCTGAACGAGGCGGTGCTGCCGGTCTATGTGCTGCATCAGCCGATCCTGCTGCTGGCGGCCTATTGGGTGTTCCCGCTGAGGCTGGCCCTGCCGGTGGAGGGGCTGACACTGGTGGCGATCACGGGGCTGGGGTCGCTGGCGATCTACGAGGTGGCGATCGCCCCGTTCGGGGTGATGCGGTTCCTGTTCGGGCTGAAGGGGAAGCCGCGTGGGGCGCGGCGGGAGGTGGCGGCGGGCGCCGCTTGATCGTCATGGCCGGGCGTGTCCCGGCCCCCCATGATCTCCGAGGTGCGGCAAGCATCCCGGCCAGCGCCCCGTGATGTGTGGGCAGGCGGAGATCATGGGTCCCCGGGACAAGCCCGGGGATGACGATTGTGAAGTGGAAAGCGCCGGGCTCAAATCGTCGCAGCCAAGTCTCTTTGAGGAAATCAGAGTTCGAAGAGACGTGGTGGTTAACCTATCAAAACTACGAAGCTCCACAGTCAACCTTGGTATCGCGTGGAGTTTCTCGTCGTGTTCAGCAATTTCAAGATCGGGACGCGCCTCACAGCAGGTTATATGATCCTGTTGTTCTTAATGATCGCCATGGCGGCTGTGAGCATTAATCGCGTTAACACGATCAATGGGCAGCTCAAGACGATCAACGATGTCAACAGCGTGAAGCAACGCTACACCATCAACTTCCGCGGCAGCGTCCATGACCGGGCGATCCGCCTGCGCGACGTGGTCCTGGTCTCCGATCCCGCCGAACTGGCGACCGTCCTGGCCGACATAGACCGGCTGGGCGCCAACTACGCGGCGTCGGCCAAACCCCTGGATGCGATCCTGGCGTCGGGTCGGCAAGTCACGCCCGACGAAATTGAGATCGTCGCCGCCATCAAGGCGACCGAGGCAAAGACCCTGCCCCTGATCACCGAAGTCGTCCGGCTGCGCCAGTCCGGCGACCTGGCCGCCGCCCACGCCTTGCTGATGAGCGAGGCCCGGCCGGCCTTCATCCAGTGGCTGAAAGAGATCAACCAGTTCATCGACCTGCAAGAGGCCAAGAACAAGATCGTGGCCCGCGACGCCCGCGCCATCGCCGAGGGTTTCCAGGTCCTCACCATCCTGCTCTGCGCCGGCGCCGTGGGGATCGGCGGCTTCATCGCCGTCTGGGCGCTGGTGACCATCCGGCCGCTGCGGACCCTGACGAAAGTGATGGGCGACCTGGCCCATGACGACTTCACCGTCGAGGTCGGCTTCGCCGAGCGCGGCGACGAGATCGGCGCCATGGCCCGGGCGGTCCAGGTGTTCAAGGACAAGGGCCTGCAGGCCCAGTCCCTGGAAGCCGAGGCGGGCCGCTTGCGCACCGCGGCCGACACCGAGCGGGGCCGCACCGAGACCGAGCGGCGCGAGGTGGAGGCTGAGCAGGACGCCGTGGTGACAGCCCTGGCCGCCAGCCTCGGGCGGCTCGCCCAGGGCGACCTGACGACGCGAATCGAGGTCGAGTTCCGAGGTCGGTACCTGCAGATCAAGACGGACTTCAACGCCGCCGTGGACAGCCTGCGCGAGGCGATCGGCGCGATCTCCAATTCGGTCCGTGGACTGAACGGCGGATCTGATGAGATCTCGGCGGCCGCCGACGATCTCTCCCGCCGCACTGAGCAGCAGGCCGCCAGTCTTCAGGAGACCGCCGCGGCCCTGGACGAGGTCACAGTCACCATCCAGCGCAGCGCGCAGGGCGCTAAACAGGCGGCGTCGGCGGCCAGCGAGGCCAAGGGTCAGGCCGAACGCTCCGGCCTGGTCATGGGCGACGCTGTCCTGGCCATGGGCGAGATCGCCGAGAGCTCCGGGAAGATCAGCAACATCGTGGGGGTCATCGACGAGATCGCCTTCCAGACCAATCTCCTGGCCCTCAACGCCGGGGTCGAGGCCGCCCGGGCCGGCGAGGCGGGCCGCGGCTTCGCCGTCGTCGCCTCCGAGGTCCGCGCCCTGGCCCAGCGTTCGGCCAGCGCCGCCAAGGAGATCAAGGAGCTGATCGCCGCCAGCCGGCAGCAGGTGGAGCGCGGCGTCAAGGTGGTGGGCGACACGGGCGAGGCGCTGAGCGACATCGTCACCCAGTTCGCTCAGATCGATCTGCTCATCTCCGAGATCTCGAAATCCTCCCAGGAGCAGGCCGTCGGGCTCAACCAGGTCAATGCGGCCGTCAACCAGATGGACCAGGTGACCCAGCAGAACGCCGCGATGGTGGAGCAGACCACCGCCGCGGCCACCAGCCTGAAGGGCGAGGCCGCTGACCTCGGTCAACTCGTTGGCCGCTTCCAGATCGGCGAAACCGCCCCAGCCACCGGGCGTCCGGAGCTCGCCTCGGCCGAGCGCCATCGCCCGACGCGCAACCCCGTGGCCGCGCTGCGCACAAGGCTGCAACGGTTGTCCTGAGCCAGCGCCTGGGGGGAGGGCCTCACCGTAATCCCCCGCGAGGGGAGGTGGTGGCCGCCCTCCCCTCCGGATCGTCATGGCCGGGCTTGTCCCGGCCACCCATGATCTCCGGGGTTCAGCAAGCATCCCGGCCAGCGCCGAGCGATCTACGGACAGGCGGAGATCATGGGTCCCCGGGACAAGCCCGGGGATGACGGGGCGGGAGGTCCTTAAGGCGCAGCCCGCGTCGGGGCGGCTCTACTTCCTGACGAAGGCGCAGAGCTTGTTGCCGTCGGGGTCGCGGACGTAGGCGGCGTAGAACACCGGGTTCATGCCTTCGCGAACGCCGGGGGGGCCTTCGTCGGAACCGCCCATCTCGAGGGCGGCGGCGTGGAAGGCGTCGATGGCGGCGCGGTCTTCGGCCAGGAACGACAGCATGACGCCATTGCCGGCGGTGGCAGGCTGGCGGTCAAAGGGGCGGGTGAGGAAGAAGCGTCCCCGGTCCCCGGCGCGGACATAGCCGGTCCAGGTCTGGCTGGTGGTGTCGCGCACCGCGCCGAGCGGCGCGAACACGGCGTCGTAGAAGGCGATCGACCGGTCCATGTCGTTCACGCCGAGCGTCGTATAGGCGATCATTTCCAGCCCTCCCCTTGGTTATCCAAACCCGCTCATCCCGGCGAAGGCCGGGACCCAGGTGACACCCGCTTCGATTTCATAGCAAACCTAGGCTCGGTTGGAGATCACCCCGAACCGCCTGGGATGAATCTGGGTCCCGGCCTGCGCCGGGATGAGCGGTGGGGGTGCGATAGCGCATACCCCTACCCCGCCCGCGGCAGGATCAGCGCCACCCGCAGGCCGGGGCCGATCTCGCCGACCTTGCCGGGGCCTTCGGCCAGCTCCAGCCTCCCGCCGTGGGCTTCGGCGACGGCGCCGACGAGGGAGAGGCCGAGGCCCGCGCCGGGTTGGCTGCGGCTGTTTTCGAGGCGGACGAAGCGTTCGACCACGCGGGGGCGGTCTTCCTCGGGCACGCCGGGGCCGGTGTCGGTGATGGAGAACTCGATCTCGCCCGAGGAGCGGCGGCGCACGCGCAGCATGATGGCGCCGCCGGAGGGGGTGTATTTCACGGCGTTGTCGAGCAGGTTGGCCAGGGCCTGGGCCAGAAATTCCTGGTTGCCGCGCGCCTGCAGGCCGTCGGCCATCTCGGCCTTGAAGTCGAGGCCGGCGTCCTCGCACAGGGGCTCGTACAGTTCGGCGATGTCGGCGGCGAGCTGGGCGGGGTCGAAGAGGATCTGGTCCGGGGCTGAGCCCGCGGCCTGCAGGCGGGCGATGGCCAGGACCGCGCCGAAGGTCTTCAGCACCCCGTCGGTGTCTTCCAGGGCCTGGCCGAGCGCCTGTTCCGGGTCGCCCTTGCCGGCCTCGACGTCGAGATAGGCCACCTCCAGCCGCGCCCGCAGACGGGTGAGCGGCGAGCGCAGGTCGTGGGCGATGGCGTCGCCGGCGTGGCGGTGGCCGGCCATGGAGCGCTCCAGCCGGTCGAGCATCTCGTTGAGGCCTTCGGCCAGCTCGTCGAACTCGTCGCGGGTTCCGCGCACGGGGGCCCGCGCGCCGAGGTCGCCGTTGCGGACGGCGGTGACCACGTCGGTGAGGCCGGCCATGGAGCGGCTGACATTGCGGCTGACCAGCACCCCGCCCATCAGGCCGAGCACGACGACCAGGGTGCCGGCGCCGCGCAGGGCGTTGACGATCTTGCCCACATAGGCCTGGTCTTCACTGACGTCGGCGCCGACGAACAGGATCTCGCCGCCCTTGAGGTGCTCCTGGAAGCCGCGGGCCGGGTGTTTGATCGGGCGGCCCTGGGGGTCGAAATCGGTGACCGAGAAGCTGGCGCGGGCGGGGACGGCGTTGATGTCCTCCAGGGGCGACTCGGCGATGGAGCCGGAGATGCGCGTGCCGTCGGGCTTCATCAGCAGGTAGAGGAAGGGCCGCTCGCTGGCCGCCCGCTCGATCAGCGACTGGTTGACGGCGTCGACCCCGGCCCGGTCATAGGCCGCCACCAGGGAGTTCATCTCCCGCGTGATGTCCTGGTCGGTGCGCCGCGTCGCCTCGCCGGCGGTGGCGACATAGATATAGGCCA
The sequence above is drawn from the Phenylobacterium glaciei genome and encodes:
- a CDS encoding bifunctional [glutamine synthetase] adenylyltransferase/[glutamine synthetase]-adenylyl-L-tyrosine phosphorylase; translated protein: MTRLIEVLTPCGPVADVKAAERFHTVVAAAAQEGGWSDLLSQAWPALAPVFGASPYLTSLARRDLPRLRALLEADPNPRFEGLLARTAALADVGYEAAKVGLRKLKAEAHLLIALADLGGVWDLDAVTGALTRFADAALTTALTVAARGEVEAGRQTAVGEGPAGPVPGYFCIAMGKQGAYELNYSSDIDISVFYEPEALPLAQGVESQGFAVRLTHRLTELMADKTGDGYVFRTDLRLRPDPSSTPLAVPVAAAMDYYESVGQNWERAAFIKARACAGDVPRGQAFLAELTPFIWRKNLDFAAIADIHSIKRQIHVHKVDDRLQAKGMDLKLGRGGIREIEFYVQTQQLILGGRHPDLRSPRTLDALAALHAAGHVAPKAAEEMTEGYGVLRSIEHRIQMLADEQTHKLPESDAERNRVAALAGYPRLKAFDTAIEKTLKTVNRRYGELFPDEEQLSSRFGSLIFTGVDDDPETLATLARMGFSQPAKVSQTIRGWHHGHISATRTERGRELFTRLAPRLLEAANATGAPDVAFHRFSDFFGKLSSGVQLQSLFLAQPQLFELIVQVMAYAPRLANTLARRPAALDAMLDGDFFSDIAIDEDRRVMAAAVARADGFEGAMDAVRRVHREQAFRIGVQVMSGSASAEIAGRAFADLADLCIDTLAPVSLTEAERLGGTFPGQVAVVALGKCGSREMSAGSDLDLMTVYRADEPAAASSVKAWSADVFYGRFTQRLIAALSTPTGEGELYEVDMQLRPSGTKGPVAVSFVAFQDYYDREAETWELLALTRARVVWASSPDFAQATGQAIDAALRRPREAAKTAADVREMRQLLERERPPKGDWDLKLSPGGLVDIEFAAQFLQLVHAPGGGPLAPNTAEALGAVLAAGLADKGPLADLQEAWRLQQNLTQLLKVALPDGEDPGEEPKAFKALLARAGGVKDFKALRAKLARARVAARRAYDIIVQT
- a CDS encoding helix-turn-helix domain-containing protein, with the protein product MNGPLMFLAIEVATVVCALLLAGRVVASRPRLRTAQLTALIAVNTACAVVLAHQEYGAWAPAAFGIEVGGWAGVLNLARNTTAGLIMLLCFSLFTDRRRFPRWLLAMFALQVGLEVATWTVWPRLAPLPALMQTLFAAIAVYWTVADWRADLVESRRRARAVTLVVIGLVTLVSGLLTRVVIAPESPANYAVHIGLTGAYLAILASVLFQLTSGDVGARLDFDATPARRKPPGVAPPDPALARLVALLETERVWEEEGLSLRGLAAKVGLPEYRLRRLIHEELGHRNFNALLHEHRIAEACRQLSDPALARTPILTIALSVGYASVNTFNRGFREILGVAPSEWRAAALAAK
- a CDS encoding acyltransferase family protein; amino-acid sequence: METRKYYLDWLRVIAFCLLICFHAGLLYGPWSYNLKSPRLVPGIEQVLLVFSVWRMPLLFLISGVASTFLIGKLGTGGFALDRIRRLQPVILFGMLVVIPPQVWIELYSKGITSDSYLHFWWTSYLPADQTLAHLSGKTFPTWDHLWFLVYLQVYVLLFAGVVALGRLMRLVPAKAPALPLALLLIGPALWLAATNVWIDAGHPLTHALVDDWGGHIKWIGLFATGVACAHQPAFWAALRDHRWRFAAAAALLLGAQFASSGLVWSAVSGLYGWAAICTVCGFAYRYLNQRSALLSHLNEAVLPVYVLHQPILLLAAYWVFPLRLALPVEGLTLVAITGLGSLAIYEVAIAPFGVMRFLFGLKGKPRGARREVAAGAA
- a CDS encoding HAMP domain-containing methyl-accepting chemotaxis protein is translated as MFSNFKIGTRLTAGYMILLFLMIAMAAVSINRVNTINGQLKTINDVNSVKQRYTINFRGSVHDRAIRLRDVVLVSDPAELATVLADIDRLGANYAASAKPLDAILASGRQVTPDEIEIVAAIKATEAKTLPLITEVVRLRQSGDLAAAHALLMSEARPAFIQWLKEINQFIDLQEAKNKIVARDARAIAEGFQVLTILLCAGAVGIGGFIAVWALVTIRPLRTLTKVMGDLAHDDFTVEVGFAERGDEIGAMARAVQVFKDKGLQAQSLEAEAGRLRTAADTERGRTETERREVEAEQDAVVTALAASLGRLAQGDLTTRIEVEFRGRYLQIKTDFNAAVDSLREAIGAISNSVRGLNGGSDEISAAADDLSRRTEQQAASLQETAAALDEVTVTIQRSAQGAKQAASAASEAKGQAERSGLVMGDAVLAMGEIAESSGKISNIVGVIDEIAFQTNLLALNAGVEAARAGEAGRGFAVVASEVRALAQRSASAAKEIKELIAASRQQVERGVKVVGDTGEALSDIVTQFAQIDLLISEISKSSQEQAVGLNQVNAAVNQMDQVTQQNAAMVEQTTAAATSLKGEAADLGQLVGRFQIGETAPATGRPELASAERHRPTRNPVAALRTRLQRLS
- a CDS encoding VOC family protein; the encoded protein is MIAYTTLGVNDMDRSIAFYDAVFAPLGAVRDTTSQTWTGYVRAGDRGRFFLTRPFDRQPATAGNGVMLSFLAEDRAAIDAFHAAALEMGGSDEGPPGVREGMNPVFYAAYVRDPDGNKLCAFVRK
- a CDS encoding sensor histidine kinase, coding for MRLPRLFRTTPFRLTLLFLALFGAAASAFLAYIYVATAGEATRRTDQDITREMNSLVAAYDRAGVDAVNQSLIERAASERPFLYLLMKPDGTRISGSIAESPLEDINAVPARASFSVTDFDPQGRPIKHPARGFQEHLKGGEILFVGADVSEDQAYVGKIVNALRGAGTLVVVLGLMGGVLVSRNVSRSMAGLTDVVTAVRNGDLGARAPVRGTRDEFDELAEGLNEMLDRLERSMAGHRHAGDAIAHDLRSPLTRLRARLEVAYLDVEAGKGDPEQALGQALEDTDGVLKTFGAVLAIARLQAAGSAPDQILFDPAQLAADIAELYEPLCEDAGLDFKAEMADGLQARGNQEFLAQALANLLDNAVKYTPSGGAIMLRVRRRSSGEIEFSITDTGPGVPEEDRPRVVERFVRLENSRSQPGAGLGLSLVGAVAEAHGGRLELAEGPGKVGEIGPGLRVALILPRAG